Part of the Synergistaceae bacterium genome is shown below.
TGAAAGAACAGTATGTCTTATTCTTAGATGCAAAAACAAGGAAAGAAGCAGAAGAAAAAACTGGAGTATTGGCTTCTTCTCGCAGAAACCTCTGGATTAAAGGAGTTTCATGAATGTATTCATGCCCATAAGAATTGGAAAGAAGAGATATTACGTCACTTTGAAACTGGACTGACCAACGGTAGAACAGAAGGTTTCAATAA
Proteins encoded:
- a CDS encoding transposase, which produces MQKQGKKQKKKLEYWLLLAETSGLKEFHECIHAHKNWKEEILRHFETGLTNGRTEGFNNLIKVIKRISFGIPNFMNVRRRILFCSAIGR